A region of Mauremys mutica isolate MM-2020 ecotype Southern chromosome 2, ASM2049712v1, whole genome shotgun sequence DNA encodes the following proteins:
- the LOC123363615 gene encoding collagen alpha-6(VI) chain-like isoform X2: MKMLLTLFLFLIGSQTSVTQTPGYVDTEEADIYVLIDGSTSISPVAFGDIKIFLKEVIKMFNIGPNKVRFGAVQFSHNRRLEFELDEYSKTNDLETAIDTMRQITGDTYTGEALTFMQPLFKKAREQRAGRVPCHLIVLTDGESHDSVKEPAERLRSEMVNIYAIGVKDANEAQLLEIAGSKSRTFFVQEFDSLKNIKNEIVQGIRSGEACKEMTADIMFLVDSSGSIGPENFSKMKNFMRELVNKSDISADRVQVGVVQFSGTNKEEFQLDQYSSKTDIFSAIDRMSLIGENTLTGSALTFVSDYFKPPKGARLAVKKFLILITDGEAQDEVKSPARALRDQDVIIYSVGVFNANKSQLEEISGKPELVFYVENFDSLKHIEDEIIFGICRPHEECKRIERLDVVFVIDGSGSISPVQYQTMKDFMIALVKKSDVAPDRVQFGAVKYSDKPETFFYLNKYTTKSKIVEAIQNDRSKGGSTYTAKAIGYSEALFAQEHGGRKSEGVPQILIVITDGASRDAAELGDAAKRLRDSGIIIYAVGIEGANPDELLAVAGSEDKYYYVDTFEGLKITALEISEKICDDSKPDVHSN, from the exons ATGAAGATGCTGCTGACTTTGTTCCTCTTCCTTATTGGGAGTcaaacttcagtaactcagacgcCTG GATATGTGGACACAGAGGAAGCTGATATTTATGTGCTCATTGATGGCTCAACAAGCATTAGTCCTGTTGCCTTTGGAGACATCAAAATTTTTTTGAAGGAAGTGATTAAGATGTTTAACATAGGGCCGAATAAAGTTCGCTTTGGAGCTGTGCAGTTCTCGCATAACAGAAGACTGGAGTTTGAACTTGATGAATACAGCAAAACAAATGATTTAGAGACGGCCATTGACACCATGAGGCAAATAACAGGGGATACCTATACTGGAGAAGCTTTGACTTTCATGCAGCCACTGTTTAAAAAGGCAAGGGAGCAGAGAGCTGGCAGGGTGCCTTGTCACCTCATTGTCCTAACAGATGGGGAGTCACATGACAGTGTGAAGGAGCCTGCTGAGAGACTGAGGAGTGAGATGGTCAATATTTATGCCATTGGTGTAAAAGATGCAAATGAAGCACAGCTCCTTGAGATTGCAGGGTCAAAGAGCAGGACTTTCTTTGTGCAAGAGTTTGACTCTTTGAAAAACATAAAAAATGAAATTGTTCAAGGGATCCGTTCTGGAGAAG CCTGCAAAGAAATGACAGCTGACATCATGTTTCTAGTGGACAGTTCTGGAAGCATAGGACCAGAGaacttttcaaaaatgaaaaacttTATGAGAGAACTGGTCAACAAATCTGACATCAGCGCAGACCGAGTGCAGGTTGGGGTTGTCCAATTCAGTGGCACAAACAAGGAAGAATTCCAGCTTGACCAATATTcctcaaaaactgacattttcagtgCTATTGATAGAATGTCTCTTATAGGGGAAAATACACTAACAGGAAGTGCATTGACATTTGTGTCTGATTATTTCAAGCCTCCCAAAGGTGCACGTCTGGCTGTCAAAAAGTTTCTTATCCtgattacagatggggaagctcaGGATGAAGTAAAAAGTCCAGCAAGAGCCCTACGTGATCAAGATGTTATTATCTACTCTGTTGGGGTGTTTAATGCAAATAAATCTCAGCTGGAAGAGATTAGTGGGAAGCCTGAGCTGGTTTTTTATGTTGAGAACTTTGATAGTCTGAAGCACATAGAAGATGAGATCATCTTTGGAATATGCAGGCCTCATGAGG AATGCAAAAGGATAGAAAGATTAGATGTTGTGTTTGTGATAGATGGATCTGGGAGCATAAGTCCTGTACAATATCAGACCATGAAAGACTTCATGATTGCCTTGGTGAAAAAATCTGATGTCGCTCCAGATAGAGTTCAGTTTGGAGCTGTAAAATATTCTGATAAACCAGAAACATTTTTCTACCTTAATAAGTACACAACAAAATCCAAGATTGTCGAGGCTATTCAGAATGACAGATCTAAAGGAGGTTCAACGTATACAGCCAAGGCGATTGGCTATTCGGAAGCTCTGTTTGCTCAGGAGCATGGAGGCCGCAAAAGCGAGGGAGTTCCACAGATTCTTATAGTGATAACAGACGGTGCGTCTCGTGATGCAGCAGAGCTCGGTGATGCAGCCAAGAGATTAAGAGACAGTGGAATTATTATCTATGCTGTTGGGATAGAAGGAGCAAACCCTGATGAGCTTTTGGCCGTGGCTGGATCAGAAGACAAATATTACTATGTGGATACATTTGAAGGACTCAAAATCACAGCTCTAGAAATATCAGAAAAAATATGTGATGATTCAAAACCAG ATGTGCATTCAAATTAA
- the LOC123363615 gene encoding collagen alpha-6(VI) chain-like isoform X1 encodes MLKVKSGLKLGTFIHNMKMLLTLFLFLIGSQTSVTQTPGYVDTEEADIYVLIDGSTSISPVAFGDIKIFLKEVIKMFNIGPNKVRFGAVQFSHNRRLEFELDEYSKTNDLETAIDTMRQITGDTYTGEALTFMQPLFKKAREQRAGRVPCHLIVLTDGESHDSVKEPAERLRSEMVNIYAIGVKDANEAQLLEIAGSKSRTFFVQEFDSLKNIKNEIVQGIRSGEACKEMTADIMFLVDSSGSIGPENFSKMKNFMRELVNKSDISADRVQVGVVQFSGTNKEEFQLDQYSSKTDIFSAIDRMSLIGENTLTGSALTFVSDYFKPPKGARLAVKKFLILITDGEAQDEVKSPARALRDQDVIIYSVGVFNANKSQLEEISGKPELVFYVENFDSLKHIEDEIIFGICRPHEECKRIERLDVVFVIDGSGSISPVQYQTMKDFMIALVKKSDVAPDRVQFGAVKYSDKPETFFYLNKYTTKSKIVEAIQNDRSKGGSTYTAKAIGYSEALFAQEHGGRKSEGVPQILIVITDGASRDAAELGDAAKRLRDSGIIIYAVGIEGANPDELLAVAGSEDKYYYVDTFEGLKITALEISEKICDDSKPDVHSN; translated from the exons gaTTAAAGCTTGGAACGTTCATTCATAATATGAAGATGCTGCTGACTTTGTTCCTCTTCCTTATTGGGAGTcaaacttcagtaactcagacgcCTG GATATGTGGACACAGAGGAAGCTGATATTTATGTGCTCATTGATGGCTCAACAAGCATTAGTCCTGTTGCCTTTGGAGACATCAAAATTTTTTTGAAGGAAGTGATTAAGATGTTTAACATAGGGCCGAATAAAGTTCGCTTTGGAGCTGTGCAGTTCTCGCATAACAGAAGACTGGAGTTTGAACTTGATGAATACAGCAAAACAAATGATTTAGAGACGGCCATTGACACCATGAGGCAAATAACAGGGGATACCTATACTGGAGAAGCTTTGACTTTCATGCAGCCACTGTTTAAAAAGGCAAGGGAGCAGAGAGCTGGCAGGGTGCCTTGTCACCTCATTGTCCTAACAGATGGGGAGTCACATGACAGTGTGAAGGAGCCTGCTGAGAGACTGAGGAGTGAGATGGTCAATATTTATGCCATTGGTGTAAAAGATGCAAATGAAGCACAGCTCCTTGAGATTGCAGGGTCAAAGAGCAGGACTTTCTTTGTGCAAGAGTTTGACTCTTTGAAAAACATAAAAAATGAAATTGTTCAAGGGATCCGTTCTGGAGAAG CCTGCAAAGAAATGACAGCTGACATCATGTTTCTAGTGGACAGTTCTGGAAGCATAGGACCAGAGaacttttcaaaaatgaaaaacttTATGAGAGAACTGGTCAACAAATCTGACATCAGCGCAGACCGAGTGCAGGTTGGGGTTGTCCAATTCAGTGGCACAAACAAGGAAGAATTCCAGCTTGACCAATATTcctcaaaaactgacattttcagtgCTATTGATAGAATGTCTCTTATAGGGGAAAATACACTAACAGGAAGTGCATTGACATTTGTGTCTGATTATTTCAAGCCTCCCAAAGGTGCACGTCTGGCTGTCAAAAAGTTTCTTATCCtgattacagatggggaagctcaGGATGAAGTAAAAAGTCCAGCAAGAGCCCTACGTGATCAAGATGTTATTATCTACTCTGTTGGGGTGTTTAATGCAAATAAATCTCAGCTGGAAGAGATTAGTGGGAAGCCTGAGCTGGTTTTTTATGTTGAGAACTTTGATAGTCTGAAGCACATAGAAGATGAGATCATCTTTGGAATATGCAGGCCTCATGAGG AATGCAAAAGGATAGAAAGATTAGATGTTGTGTTTGTGATAGATGGATCTGGGAGCATAAGTCCTGTACAATATCAGACCATGAAAGACTTCATGATTGCCTTGGTGAAAAAATCTGATGTCGCTCCAGATAGAGTTCAGTTTGGAGCTGTAAAATATTCTGATAAACCAGAAACATTTTTCTACCTTAATAAGTACACAACAAAATCCAAGATTGTCGAGGCTATTCAGAATGACAGATCTAAAGGAGGTTCAACGTATACAGCCAAGGCGATTGGCTATTCGGAAGCTCTGTTTGCTCAGGAGCATGGAGGCCGCAAAAGCGAGGGAGTTCCACAGATTCTTATAGTGATAACAGACGGTGCGTCTCGTGATGCAGCAGAGCTCGGTGATGCAGCCAAGAGATTAAGAGACAGTGGAATTATTATCTATGCTGTTGGGATAGAAGGAGCAAACCCTGATGAGCTTTTGGCCGTGGCTGGATCAGAAGACAAATATTACTATGTGGATACATTTGAAGGACTCAAAATCACAGCTCTAGAAATATCAGAAAAAATATGTGATGATTCAAAACCAG ATGTGCATTCAAATTAA